The following proteins are co-located in the Dyadobacter chenwenxiniae genome:
- a CDS encoding NADP-dependent glyceraldehyde-3-phosphate dehydrogenase yields the protein MDFNSTLKNIFVEEKDIPAEFLLPSLIHQREYLSDGEMKTWDGPVHEVYSPVCIKTENGLERKLIGSYPICTADEAAASLDAAVAAYNNGRGEWPTMSVAERIHCVEQFTGKMIEQKDIIVKLIMWEIGKSFADSAKEFDRTIEYIYATIDSLKNLDRDSSGFDIVDGIAAQVRRSPLGVVLCMGPFNYPLNETFTTLIPALIMGNTILFKPPKFGTLLHYPLQEAFMNSFPKGVVNVIYGRGNAIVPGLMQSGKINVLTLIGSSKVANELKKSHPKVNRLRAVLGLDAKNAAIVTPHADINLAVKEIITGSLSFNGQRCTALKIIWVHRSIADQFLKELSAAVGELKYGMPWEKGVALTPLPETNKIEYLNDCIADALEHGAQIINENGGTSEGSFFYPAVVYPVNNKMKLYYDEQFGPIVPVVPFDDLEETIEYLIESTHGQQVSIFSNNADEVAALIDPLVNQVSRVNVNSQCQRGPDVFPFTGRKDSAEGTLSVADAIRAFSIRSLVAFKMNDANKQLINEIVHEDTSNFLSTKFIF from the coding sequence ATGGATTTCAATTCCACGTTAAAAAACATCTTTGTTGAAGAAAAAGACATTCCTGCGGAATTTTTGCTGCCCTCGCTGATACACCAGCGCGAGTATCTCAGCGATGGCGAAATGAAAACCTGGGACGGCCCTGTTCACGAGGTTTATTCACCTGTATGCATTAAAACTGAAAATGGTCTCGAACGGAAACTGATCGGCAGTTATCCGATCTGTACAGCTGATGAAGCCGCTGCCTCCCTGGACGCTGCCGTTGCTGCTTATAACAATGGCCGCGGTGAATGGCCCACCATGAGCGTGGCCGAAAGGATTCACTGCGTGGAGCAATTCACGGGTAAAATGATCGAGCAAAAAGACATTATCGTGAAACTGATCATGTGGGAGATAGGTAAGTCCTTTGCTGATTCAGCGAAAGAGTTCGACCGCACGATCGAGTACATCTATGCAACCATTGATTCCCTGAAAAACCTCGACCGGGATTCGTCCGGTTTTGACATTGTGGACGGCATTGCGGCTCAGGTAAGGCGTTCGCCGCTGGGCGTTGTGCTTTGTATGGGGCCTTTTAACTATCCTTTAAATGAAACTTTCACAACCCTGATCCCCGCGCTGATCATGGGCAACACCATACTTTTCAAACCCCCGAAATTTGGGACGCTGCTGCATTATCCATTGCAGGAAGCATTCATGAATAGTTTTCCAAAAGGCGTGGTGAATGTTATTTACGGACGCGGCAATGCCATTGTGCCGGGCCTTATGCAATCCGGGAAGATCAATGTCCTGACGCTGATCGGATCGAGTAAAGTGGCGAACGAGCTGAAAAAGTCGCACCCGAAAGTAAACAGACTGCGCGCAGTTTTAGGGTTGGATGCCAAAAACGCGGCGATTGTTACGCCTCATGCTGATATTAATCTGGCTGTAAAAGAAATCATTACAGGCTCACTTTCTTTTAATGGCCAGCGTTGTACGGCTTTGAAAATCATCTGGGTGCACAGAAGCATTGCGGATCAGTTCCTGAAAGAGCTGAGTGCTGCGGTTGGTGAACTGAAATATGGAATGCCTTGGGAAAAAGGCGTAGCGCTTACTCCCCTGCCGGAAACCAATAAGATCGAATATCTGAATGACTGCATCGCGGATGCGCTGGAACACGGCGCGCAGATCATCAATGAAAACGGCGGGACCTCGGAAGGATCATTCTTCTATCCGGCGGTGGTATACCCGGTGAATAACAAAATGAAGCTTTATTATGACGAACAATTCGGCCCGATCGTGCCGGTTGTCCCGTTCGATGATCTGGAAGAAACAATAGAATATCTGATCGAATCAACGCACGGCCAACAGGTTAGCATTTTCAGTAACAATGCCGATGAAGTTGCAGCGCTGATCGATCCGTTGGTAAACCAGGTAAGCCGCGTGAATGTGAACAGCCAATGCCAGCGCGGGCCGGACGTTTTTCCTTTTACCGGCCGTAAAGACAGCGCGGAAGGAACATTATCGGTTGCCGATGCCATTCGTGCTTTCTCGATCCGCTCACTTGTTGCATTCAAAATGAACGAT
- a CDS encoding TonB-dependent receptor domain-containing protein: protein MIICGGQPLLAQTANKLSVTGKIVDSQSNSPLGYASIRLFRTADSTFTAGAITDETGGFVVDIVAGSYYALSEFIGYKPQVTQNIRLTAANSPLNMGIIKVSGSARTLDEVTVQAEKSSMELSLDKKIFNVGKDLANAGGTGVDILTNIPSVAVDVEGNVSLRGSGNVRILIDGKPSGLVSIKGASGLQQLQGSMIERVEIITNPSARYEAEGMGGVINIVLKKERKEGINGSFDIITGYPTNYGAAANVNYRRKNLNFFINYTLSYRNTPGKNYLYQELYRGDSTFIMERDMTSNLKGMNNSARGGIDYYFNPKNILTGSYTWRTSKGKRFSTLKYRDYLTSVNNLTSFTNRTQDETETEPNSEYSVTYKKTFDKKGQEFTADVRYLDNWENSDQYYRENVYRPDGSPSDIPPLLQRAVNYETEKQLLFQMDYVHPFGKEGKFEAGARSSSRDMTNNYTVTQETSEGWITLPDLTNNFLYEENINAAYGIVGNKTGKFSYQAGLRAEWTGVTTELKQTNEVNKRTYANLFPSVHVTYDFAKQNAFQLSFSRRVRRPQYNDLSPFATYSDNRNYWSGNPDLNPEFTNAFELGHIKYMGKGSLTSSLYYRHTNGKITSIRRVQEDGSSYTRPENLGTEDAYGAEFTGSFTPYQWWKLDGSVNFFRAITDGTDLDEEFQSDTYSWFVRMMSRFTLWKNTDLQLRGNYEAPQQTPQGKRKALATLDLAASRDILRNNGTLTLSVIDVFNSRKFRSVIEGDNFYTVNNSQGRRRQINLTLNYRLHQAKKKPKEGVEGEF from the coding sequence ATGATTATTTGCGGCGGTCAGCCATTGCTTGCGCAAACTGCAAATAAGTTGTCTGTCACCGGGAAAATCGTGGATAGCCAAAGCAACAGCCCGCTTGGCTATGCAAGCATACGACTTTTCCGGACTGCCGACAGCACTTTTACCGCTGGCGCGATCACGGACGAAACCGGCGGATTTGTGGTGGACATTGTTGCTGGTTCGTATTATGCGTTGTCAGAGTTCATCGGTTATAAGCCGCAAGTGACGCAAAATATCAGGCTTACCGCCGCAAACTCACCATTGAACATGGGCATCATTAAAGTATCGGGCTCGGCCAGGACACTGGACGAAGTTACCGTGCAGGCGGAAAAAAGTTCGATGGAATTATCGCTGGATAAAAAGATCTTTAATGTTGGGAAAGACCTCGCTAATGCGGGCGGAACGGGCGTTGATATTCTTACCAACATTCCTTCGGTTGCCGTCGATGTGGAGGGCAATGTTAGCCTGCGAGGAAGCGGGAATGTACGTATACTAATAGACGGTAAGCCTTCTGGTCTGGTAAGTATCAAGGGTGCCAGCGGATTGCAGCAATTGCAGGGAAGCATGATAGAGCGTGTGGAAATCATTACTAATCCATCCGCACGTTACGAGGCGGAGGGAATGGGAGGGGTTATTAATATTGTATTGAAAAAAGAGCGAAAAGAGGGCATTAACGGCTCGTTTGACATTATAACAGGTTATCCTACAAATTACGGAGCGGCTGCTAATGTTAATTACCGACGCAAAAACCTCAATTTCTTTATTAATTATACATTGTCTTACCGGAATACACCAGGCAAAAATTACCTTTACCAGGAGCTTTACCGCGGTGATTCGACGTTCATTATGGAGCGTGATATGACTTCCAACCTGAAAGGGATGAACAACAGCGCCCGCGGTGGGATTGATTATTATTTCAACCCAAAAAACATTCTGACCGGCTCGTACACATGGCGGACCAGCAAAGGAAAGCGGTTTTCGACATTGAAATACAGGGATTATCTGACCAGCGTTAACAACCTGACCAGCTTTACAAACCGGACGCAGGATGAAACGGAAACGGAGCCGAATTCCGAATATTCGGTCACATACAAAAAGACATTCGACAAAAAAGGGCAGGAGTTCACAGCGGACGTCCGCTATCTTGACAACTGGGAAAATTCGGACCAATATTATCGGGAGAATGTTTACCGGCCCGATGGAAGTCCGTCCGACATTCCACCGCTGCTGCAACGTGCGGTAAATTATGAAACGGAAAAACAACTGCTGTTTCAGATGGACTATGTGCATCCGTTTGGCAAAGAGGGTAAGTTTGAAGCCGGGGCGAGGAGCAGCTCGCGTGACATGACGAATAACTACACCGTTACACAGGAAACCAGCGAAGGCTGGATCACTTTACCCGACCTTACCAACAACTTTTTATACGAAGAAAACATTAACGCGGCCTATGGAATTGTGGGGAACAAAACAGGCAAATTTTCTTACCAGGCAGGTTTACGTGCAGAATGGACGGGTGTAACCACGGAATTGAAGCAAACAAATGAGGTGAATAAGCGCACTTACGCCAATCTTTTTCCGAGCGTCCACGTGACCTACGATTTCGCCAAGCAGAATGCCTTTCAGCTGAGTTTCAGCCGCCGGGTGCGCAGGCCGCAATACAATGATCTGAGCCCGTTTGCAACTTATAGCGACAACCGTAACTACTGGAGTGGTAACCCCGACCTCAATCCCGAATTTACAAATGCATTCGAACTCGGGCACATTAAATATATGGGTAAAGGTTCGCTCACATCATCGCTTTACTATCGTCACACAAACGGGAAGATCACAAGCATCAGAAGAGTTCAGGAAGACGGAAGCTCTTATACGCGCCCCGAAAACCTGGGGACAGAAGATGCTTACGGAGCGGAATTTACGGGCTCATTTACGCCTTACCAGTGGTGGAAGCTGGATGGCAGTGTTAACTTTTTCCGCGCAATCACCGACGGAACGGATTTGGACGAAGAATTCCAGAGTGATACTTATAGCTGGTTCGTGCGGATGATGTCCCGCTTTACGCTTTGGAAAAACACGGATTTGCAGCTAAGGGGCAACTATGAGGCACCTCAACAAACGCCTCAGGGCAAGCGGAAGGCACTGGCGACACTCGATCTGGCAGCCAGTCGTGATATTTTGAGAAACAATGGCACACTTACATTGAGCGTGATCGATGTTTTCAACTCACGCAAGTTCAGGTCAGTGATTGAAGGCGATAATTTCTATACAGTAAACAACTCTCAGGGGCGCAGAAGGCAGATTAACCTCACTTTGAATTATAGATTACACCAGGCAAAAAAGAAACCGAAAGAGGGCGTAGAGGGGGAATTTTAA
- a CDS encoding MATE family efflux transporter — MTISVSQMVSLANGRRDSQLVSHYLFNGFCLCALTALAISLTLVFGKDLLHNLGQDPEVVTLAIPFMKLMGLSIIPMLLFMTLKQFADGLEFTRTAMILSLAGMPLNILLNWLLIYGNWGFPRLELEGAGWATLITRTCMFLALAAIVLKHKTFSRYIAVSSSQWKFKAQTWRELLHIGVPSSLQIGMEAGAFAVSGIIIGTLGAVAQAAHQIALSSASLTFMVSMGLAQAGSIRVSNALGRNDWFKIFVIGKSTILTALIYGTICAVMFAAFRHQIPTLFNKNTEVLALSALLLLFAAVFQISDSTQAIGAGLLRGIKDVKTPTILIGVAYWVIGIPVGYLFAFHFKLGAVGMWLGLILGLTMASIFLITRFFKMARHSNI; from the coding sequence ATGACAATTTCTGTTTCCCAAATGGTTTCCCTTGCCAATGGGCGTCGGGATTCGCAGCTGGTTTCGCATTATTTGTTTAATGGTTTTTGCCTTTGCGCGCTAACCGCGTTAGCGATCTCCCTCACATTGGTTTTTGGAAAAGATTTGCTGCATAACCTCGGACAGGATCCCGAAGTTGTTACGCTGGCTATTCCTTTTATGAAACTGATGGGTCTGTCCATTATTCCCATGCTGCTTTTCATGACGTTGAAACAATTTGCGGATGGGCTGGAATTTACCAGGACTGCCATGATCCTGTCGCTCGCCGGAATGCCGCTGAACATCCTGCTCAACTGGCTGCTCATCTACGGCAACTGGGGCTTCCCGCGCCTGGAACTTGAAGGTGCAGGCTGGGCCACATTGATCACCCGGACCTGCATGTTTTTAGCATTGGCCGCCATTGTTCTAAAACACAAAACATTCTCCCGTTACATTGCCGTGAGCAGCAGCCAATGGAAGTTTAAAGCACAAACCTGGCGTGAATTGTTGCATATTGGTGTTCCCAGCAGCTTGCAGATTGGTATGGAAGCAGGGGCTTTTGCCGTTTCAGGGATCATTATAGGAACACTGGGAGCTGTGGCGCAGGCCGCGCACCAGATTGCTTTGAGCAGTGCTTCGCTCACATTTATGGTGTCTATGGGTCTTGCACAGGCAGGCTCAATCCGCGTGAGCAATGCTCTGGGCAGGAACGACTGGTTCAAAATCTTCGTCATCGGAAAAAGCACCATTCTCACAGCATTGATTTACGGAACAATCTGCGCCGTCATGTTTGCGGCTTTCCGGCATCAGATCCCGACGTTATTTAATAAAAATACGGAGGTTCTGGCTTTGTCCGCCTTGCTGCTGCTGTTTGCGGCCGTATTCCAGATTTCCGACAGCACCCAGGCAATTGGCGCTGGGCTTTTGCGCGGCATTAAGGACGTAAAAACGCCGACAATCCTCATTGGCGTCGCCTATTGGGTGATTGGGATCCCGGTCGGCTATCTGTTCGCATTTCATTTTAAGCTTGGCGCCGTAGGCATGTGGCTGGGATTGATCCTGGGACTTACCATGGCATCGATATTTTTAATAACGCGTTTTTTCAAAATGGCCAGGCATAGTAATATTTGA